The sequence below is a genomic window from Brachyhypopomus gauderio isolate BG-103 chromosome 20, BGAUD_0.2, whole genome shotgun sequence.
ACCTCTGAGGGGAGATGTCTCACTGAAAGAACCTCTGAGGGGAGATGTCTCACTGAAAGAACCTCTGAGGGGAGATGTCTCACTGAAAGAGCGTCTGAGGGGAGATGTCTCACTGAAAGAGCGTCTGAGGGGAGATGTCTCACTGAAAGAACCTCTGAGGGGAGATGTCTCACTGAAAGAACCTCTGAGGGGAGATGTCTCACTGAAAGAACCTCTGAGGGAAGATGTCTCACTGCAAGAGCGTCTGAGGGGAGATGTCTCACTGAAAGAACCTCTGAGGGGAGATGTCTCACTGAAAGAACCTCTGAGGGGAGATGTCTCACTGAAAGAGCGTCTGAGGGGAGATGTCTCACTGAAAGAACCTCTGAGGGGAGATGTCTCACTGAAAGAACCTCTGAGGGGAGATGTCTCACTGAAAGAACCTCTGAGGGGAGATGTCTCACTGAAAGAACCTCTGAGGGGAGATGTCTCACTGAAAGAGCGTCTGAGGGGAGATGTCTCACTGAAAGAACCTCTGAGGGGAGATGTCTCACTGAAAGAACCTCTGAAGGGAGATGTCTCACTGGAATGGACGTCACTCGTGCTTTTGCCAGCCCAAGTTATGCGTTTATGATTCCATGCCCCTTTGTGGTGCTTTACGTCAAAGGTACTCAGTAGAACTAGTACTCATTACATTACCCTCCACAGCATCTTGCTCTGTAGTGCCGTCAGTTCTGACATGGACAGTCGACACGGTAAGATAAGCAGTAGTGGTCGGCCCTGCTTGGACTAGAGGCGGTAGCTCTGATTTCGCTAGAAGGAAACTCACTGTAATTAGACCACTCAACAAAAATGTGCTAAAACCCTCACAAAGGTGCACCTGGTGCAACCCCTTCAGCTTGTGTGGAGTGATTACCATTAGGTAGCATCAAATAGACTTGGCAGAGAAAGACTGTTTGTGGGCTGTTTGGTTCTGGAAAGATCTAATCAGGAATCTTATGTGATATGATTTATATGACTATTATCAATATAAGAAATCCTTTATTTACAAATACACCAAAATAATACACTTCTCCAAATAACCAGCACTTCCTAATTTACATGATCAGTTTTCCAAAGAATATTTTCATTTCATATTACATCCTTTCTCCTGCGTAATGGATTTCAGGGGGAAAAGATGCATCACCAAAGGTCACTGATCAAACTCATTTAGCAATGAATGTCATGTGACTCATTTGCATACAGCTCAGGAAATCGTCAAATGAGAGACCAGAGTCTCAGACCCAGTGTGGGTCAGGTTTTGTAGCTCTACTGCACCTGATTCAGCTCACCTGCCCGGTCCCCTGGCCCAACCACAACATGCCACACCTGTAACGATGAGGGCGTACGTCTCCGGGTCTCCGCTTCGTAGAGTCTCGGAATCGTCCTTGTAGAGGCATTTGTAAACACCTTGGTCCGAAACCCTCGCTGACTTGATGGAGAGGAAAAAGTTGCCCCGGGTGACATCCTCCATGGAGGATAATGACAACCTAAAGGAGCTGACGTGCATGAAGGACCCGCCAGAGTCTAAGAACAGGACCACCTTGTCGTTTTTCAGCCACCGAACATGAATCTTCTCCCAAGGTTGATCTTTGGGGATTTGGCCAAAGCAAGGCAGTGTGACGTCCTCGCCCTCCGCAACCACAATACGAGCATTTGGGAACGGTGGGGCTTCAAAAAGGAACGAAAATGGCAACTTAATGTGATGTCATTAGCCTTCGCGTGTCCAAGTATTATGGGTTGTTTACATTGTTCAAAGGTACTCACACAGAACATTCAGCGTCACTGTGGTTAGGACTCTCCtcccctgccacacacactcatacaggcCGGCATCACTCATCACCACGTCGGTCAGAGTCAGGGAGAATGACCCTTCCGAGTCTTCTGATTGGCTTAGCTCCACTCGCTCCTCAAATCCCTTCCCAACCACCAGCTGGCCATCCAGGTAAGAGGCCACGTCTTTGCCCTTGGCCTCCCACTTCAGATCGAGATCTCCTCCACCATGGTTGCAGTGCAGAGACACCGTGCCACCAAACGGCACCTCCACCGAAGTGATCTGCGTGATCACTGCTAGACATGCTAGTGGTGCAGATACCATGTTCAACAAATCAAGAAGTAAACAAATGGTTTAAGAAGGTGGCATTCAAGCACTTTCATGTAGTTTAACAATAAGTCATCAAAATATTCACATAATCCGGCCTGACTCACCTGTTAGGGCTGATGCTACAATCACTGCATGACCAAACACTTTCATTTAGCCAGGAAATTTCTCTCAAAAATCCAGAGAGCTGTAGGCTAAATATAAAAAGGCAataaataacattgtaaagcaATAAAACATAACTTTTTGAATATGGCCACAAAAATGTTGAGTAATAAGAGggttatcatcatcatcatcatcatcatcatcaatattatcattattattaatactaaTAGTATGAAtactgctaataataataataatacaaaaaacacacaactaaaatatcagaaataaataaataaccatgAAACAAGTGAAAAACTGAATGAGAGCAACTGCAGGCCTATATTAATAAGGTGTCATTTGACCTTGCTACTATAGACGTAAAACAGCTGTTTGGATCACATCGTTTCCGATCTAAGCCTGGATGCAATCACGTTTTATTGCGTGTTCACATTACACCAGCGCAAATGTGACACTGACAATCTGCCCGGGCAACTGAACTGATGCAGCCTTTCAATCAGAATGTCTAACCTTTATATTCTTATAGGCTATATtgcatttttacattttgtaaGTAATTATCCATTTAACTGAGAAGAGGACTTTTAATGTTATCTTAGAATCTGTTGACAGACTTTGTCGAATTATAGAAGTAAGAAGCCTAACATGATAAATAATTATGAAGGACAAGTCTAGTAAATATTTAAAGACATTTTAGAAAAGCGTACATcataattttaaatattttactaCATACGTTATTGAAGACAGGACAGTTAATCTGCTGAATTAATGCTACCTACtaaaactacaaaaaaaaatctagtctAGCCTACCAAGAGACATTTTAGATTAACACTCAAAGACAAACGAGTTCAAGAAAACATTTCACACAGCTTCTCTtcaattaaacaaacaaacaaacaaatatttttgGGGTCCATATACCATAGCGTCGATGTTGCTGCCAAAAGAAAAGACGAAAGCTTGTGTCTGAAACCGGTAAAAAAAAACCCCGCATAGCCGAGATTACTCTAATCTCCGCAAACATGAGCAAACGGTATAATACTTACCGAACTGAAAAACCCGGTTTAAACAACGTAATGGATAAGACCCGCTTAGCTGTTGGACTTTTTTAGATACCACTCCAGATATGCTGGTGGCTTCTCCCTTCAATCTAAAGCGTTACATTAGAATTTACCTCAGAGCTGTAATAAATGTAACACGGACTGTAACACAGCTATGACCGTCCCAGCTCAGAGGTGTCTGTGTTCAAACGGGAACCATGTTCTGTTTTTTCCAAAAAGAGTAGGAAAAGGAGGACTATAAAGTATACAAAACCACTTTTAACAAATGTATTTTACAGataatatataattaaataataaaaagcgTACAAACATATCATACAATACATGACAATCAGTTGTCATAAAAATCCACTACGTCTCTACACTTTTAAGTGTGAAGTGAATCTTAATGTGTTTAAGATACGAAAATACAACAGTTAACAGACATGTCTGAATCTAGTCTTAATACAGATTTCCacacaaattgagttttttATTACTCTTCCGATCAAGCTGTATATATACATCGTCTTTGCCAATCATACCGAATAATCTGGAGGATAAACAATCATTACGAGTGGTGGCACACTGAAATTCGCAATCACAAAATAGACATTAAAAAACAATCTCAGTCCTTCTGTGTTTGGACATTATTAGACCTACAAGGGAATTCTTCAAAATAACTTCAAAATTCTTCAAAATATGTTTCCTATCCTCTCTGGCCTTGTGATTCTGAGAAGCGAGAAGGTATTTTATACCGTCTTTATAACATCTTTTATGTCAAAAGATGTGTAAAGAAGTTCCAAAGTAAATTTGCCCTAGAGTAGAAACGTGTGGGAGCGCTTGGAAATCCACGCGAGACAGTGGAAAGCCAAAGTGATCAAAATTCACTTCAAAccaaacattttatttgtaatgttttatATTTGTGTAATTGCAATGTAGGCTATTAGTTATTATAGTTGAGGTAATGTGTAATTACAATGTTATTAGGGTTATGTTACTAACCGGTTTGTCCATGGTACATAACATTTCAGGcatattcattttaatattttagaaCATAGAACTGTAAGAAGCAAATTAACATAAAATCACTCATTTGTTTTCCAACTTTTAACTGTAAACAATAAAAATCACAAAATTAATCAATGTATTCTAAGCTATTTTAATGCAGCAGTTTTCGAGTTTTTTGGTTTGACACGGGCGTACCTGTCTGCAGTCATTTTGTATTCAGAATTTCACCCACACGTGAAATGCACATAATTTTGTCTACAGGCATAATTTATTCTGTACACGCGTTTTATGTACACATGCAATATTGGCTGTACATGCTAATTACATGTTTTATAATAAACCCCTGGACAAGTCTTAGCATAGTAATCTTAAAGAATAAATCAACATTTTGTGATGAGCTGCATTCTTGTTTTTACAGCGTGCAAGCAAGGAAACAAAGATCATGCAAGGAATATACAAGAATAGAAAAAAGACAGTTAATTTAATGTTATACTTAAAATTAAAATGGCCATAGACTACTTATTTATCCGTAGGTTCTCACTTGAAATAACCATAGCCAGAGGGTTTTGAAAGAGAttcattttttgtgtgttatAAACTTTGGGCAAGTTTACACAGAATCAGAATtcaacatttttccaatgacAGGTTTCTAGAGTATGTGCATATGATTAAAAGATCACTACTGCCATGTAtgaacaaagtaaaaaaaaaggagTCCTTCATGTAAACTGCTGAGAAGCATTTGCACgcgtacacgccccccaccCCAAACATGTCCACGTCTGAAACTTATATGGCATCACATTGTTTGAAACACTTGATAGACAATCCTGACATTTAAATCGACAAAGACAAAGAAAAGTGCACACTGTATGgtcacagaacacacaaactCTGGACACACATTCCCCAACGCATAGTTTCACACCTagccacacaaacaaacagcttGTTCAACAGAGGACTGAGACATCCCTACTGGTCAGCCTCACACTCTTTCAGGTCCCACCAGGGTGTAGTTTGGCTGGAGGGTGGAGGCCAGCCCTCAGGTCCTCCAGGTGTAGGAGTAGTCAGTCAGCTGGAGCTGACGGAGGGCGGCCTTGCCCAGGGCGGCCGGCTCCACCAGCTGCTCCACCGTGCTCCTCTGTAGGCCGCACTGTCCCAGCTCCTGCACCGCCTTCTCCTGCAAAGACGTGGAAGTTAAGTTGGTGGCCACCACACTGACACTGTGTGCTCAAGTGAGGGCGCGTGATCTGATTCTGGGATGGGACACGAGTTTGACCGGCGCAGCTCAAAGTTTCACGGTAAAGTTCAACGAACATCGTAAGTCTCATTTATTATGTGCTGTTCTGAAAGTGTCACTCAGGTGAATGTTTATTTTGTGCAGAATACTGGCAACCAAACGCGTGCACTCTAACTGGGTCCGTCTCCGAGCTATCGTCCATCAGGTGATTGTGTTTAGTTTGACATGAGTTTGAATTTAACTCATGAATGAGGTAGCGTTCAATAAGACTGAATTAATTTGTAAGTGGTGAAATCAACCAGTTTGCTTTTCTTGTAAGAAGAATGTGAAAAAGAATTAACAGATTTGTCTTATTAATTAAACAAGGTATCAAACTTGCAAATCTCGAATAAGAGTGAATTTTCACACATTTGCATTGATACAGTATATGACCAGGTGGGTATTAAGTTAATAAACCCTGGTCATGTACTAATTTGAGCCTTCGTTTACTTGAGAATTACTTATCTGAGAATTTATCTACAAGCACAACAAACCTGCTGGTCAGGTTCGGATGTCTTGGTTGTGGGCACGTTGGTGCTGGGCACGTTGAGGACAGCGCTGGGCTCGTGAGTGTACAGCACGGCGGAGAACTCCCCTCTCTGGGCCGGCCTCAGGAGCTGCGTGAGGGCGTGCAGCGTGTGGGGCATGATGGGCCCCGTGACCTCCAGACTGCACACGTCCTTGTAGGCCGCCCGCTCCTGGGTCTTCACGTTCACGCTCCTCGCCTGCACAGGGAGAGCACTGAACTTGATGCCACTCAACACAGACACGGgtgggtgaaggtggaggtgttgcAGGTGGAGCTGGTGTTCACCTTCAGAGTGTGCAGGGTGGCACCTCGGAACGCGGATGGAGCCAGCAGGGTTGGGGGCAGGCCAGCCTGGGAACCTGCTCCCGCCACAAGGCCCTTGCAGTTGATGAGGAAATTGATGAGGGTGAAGGTGTTGGAGCCCGCCACCAGCACCACCGACTCTGGTCTGTGGTCCAGCCGGACAGCATCGTGCTCCTTTCGTCTGGTGGGAGACAGAGGGCCATGCCATGTTGGTGATATGAACAGATTCAACAGGCATTCACATGTACAAACCAACGGGGAACTTCAAGTGTTCAAGACAAACGTTATACCCGGCTTGACCATTCGAGGGATCTAAAAGCCCCTTCTAACAAGGTAGCACTATACCCATCTCATTTTAGTCATAGTGTGAATCTTAGAACATGTGCACTTTGACCGGCCGAGACGGTAGTTACGTTCAACGTACAGCTTAATCGAGATGGCATCAGGCTTCTTGATCTGGTCCTGAACTCCCATCTCTTTCAGCCATGAGAacccaccatcatcatcatcctcttcctcctcatctacATCCTCTTCATTATCGCTGTGCTCTGAAGTCCTGGAGAGAAGACGATTCCTTTGcttacacagctgatgaaggacctctgaaaTGACCTAGTTCTTTGGAAACCTCGTGTATTTTACTACAACTGTGTCTACCTTTGTGTATTATACATAATTAAAAGTACCCACAGTATCCATTGTTAAAACTGATGTCCCATTAAAAATTGATGTGTGATACATGCAGTACAATTACTTACAATTTATGGTTAGCTTCATCTTGGGCCTGCTGAGAGCTGTTATTCTGGGAGGAGCAGGATTCCTTGTTCTTCCTCTTTTCCTCCAGTAGAGGGAGTGAGAACTCTATCCCTGCAGAAAATAGGATGCCAGACAactgaaaacactggaatgactCGGGAAATGAAACAGTGCTATTCAGCTCCAAACCAGACTATATGAATTTCAAAGGAGTTCTACGGCTCCTGATTTAATTCAGTCTCTGCATCACTTATAAAACAATTCCTGTGGGACTCCTGTGTAAATACGAGGATTTGGTTTCTTGAAAGAGGAAGATAAGAACAATACATGCAAGTATGTGAGAAATCAGGCTTTGTGCTTCACTGAATTCCAGTGTAGTTCAGTTCACAAAATGCAGACTTGGATatgaaaatgaaatgcaaaatagCATTTGTCTCATCCAGTGAGTGAGTTATCTATCCATTAATAATTAAGCTGTTCCCTCCTGTACAATGACATGACCTCTCTACAGGCTGTTTGTAAGAGTGTAATGAACAATTACATCAGGCACAGGTTCTTTAGTTATACCATAAGATTCAGTCCCAGTCCAGACCGGTTTGTCCCGAGATGCCCTACACCTGCTCTGCTCTTTCTGCGTGCTGTTCTTACCCTCGGCCTTCATGGCCTCCCGTAGACCCCTGGTGGTGGGCGAGAGTAGTGCAGTTATGCCCCTCGCTCCACTCAGGCCCGCCGCTCTGAACAGCGCCGTGAACTGGTAGGAGCAGACATAGAAGTACGGACAGAGCTTGGCCTTCAGGAGGCTGTAGAGAGACGTGAGGCTCACGGACCTGCAGGGCGAAGTGCAGACGACGACGGCTTAGACACGTGTGGCACCAAGACCAGCCAGAACATCAAGAAGAAAGGCCAGTCCATCGTGTGGTGGAGTAAACCAACAGGTAAGCTTAAGGCAAGTTTCcaaatcaccccccccccccctcaccattCCCCCATCAGGCTCTGCTGGAGGGCGGTGTCCTGTGCCCACGGCGTGCTCTTGCCCTGGAAGGCACGCTCCGCCCCGATCCTGGGGAACAGGCCCAGCCACGAGAAGGTCGGGTGCTGCCAGTACTGTAAGGACTGTTGGAAGGCAGAACGCAGCTCACCACAGGTGCGGGGCTCCTGGGAAGAGAACCAGACCCCAGGACGATGAGACAACGCACTCATTTAGCTCCAGTTCAAAACGCAGACACGGCCATTCATCACATCTTGTATTCATCTGGTAATTGCTGTATTAAAATTGCAGTCAAAAATCACAGTGCCAGATCggagcattttttttttcttttctttttgtacCATAATCCAGTATACATCATTCCACACCTCACGTTTCTGCGGACAGGGCTACAGTTGTACCTGGATATTCTGGGGCAGACGAGCATATTCTGCCCTGCAGTGCAAACTCAGGCCCTGCGCTTCCTCCTGAGCCTTGAGGTGCTCAGCCCAGGAGAACGACTGTGTGGAGGTGAAGAGCAACCGGGTCTTCAGACTCCAGTCCGCTGGATATTCTCTACACACTTCAACAGGTGGTGTGTGACAACCAGCAGGGGCCTCTGGGCTCTAAATGGGGTACGAAAACACCCGACACGTTAATCCTTGGTAGTTTGACGCCAGAGGAGGCTGACAACGTGCTTATGTTCACCCACCTTCCGGTCAGGGCTGCATTTCTCCACCTCTGTTAGATCATCTTCAAATAAAGAGTCTTCAGAAAAAGAAGCAGGTTTCTGTGGCTAGAAGAACAAAATCAAGCGTTACATCACTGCTTATGCAAACTGTGGATTTGATTCTcatcacattaggaaggaaatCTGGGATCTTTGGGGTGTTTGTAACCTGAGTCACCACCACAGCTGGACGTTCATCCACCACGTTCTCCTTCAGCCGCTCCGCGCGGTCCAACACGTCGCTGAACGCGGCCAACGACCTCTTGGGCTCGGGGGAGCCCTCCGTGCACGCCGCGGCTCTCTCCTTCGGGCTGCCGTACGTGTTCTCCAGCTTCGCGAAGGGGTTCCTGCGCTTCAGGCCGCCGCCGCGTCCCCGGACGAGTGACGGGCGACCCGGTGAAAACGGCCGCACCGCCGCCGTGGACGGACCGGACCCGGGGGAGCCGGCGGCGGCGGCGGTCCGGTGGCCCTCGCTGCGGGCCCGTTTCCTTCTCATCCGAAGGACGTCGGACGGTTTTTTAAAGCTCGGGGAGTAGGAGCCGAGTTCCGACATCGTTGAGAATTAACGTGAACCGTGTTTTAaacgtgtggccgcgttaacaaCACCGAGCGCCGCGGCCGCGTCTCTTGTTTGTGTTTCGCTTCCGCCGTTACGAATTTGGCGCCTGGCGTGAGCGCGTCACGGGCGCGCGCGTGCCCGCGAGCTGCGTCGCGAGCTGCTTCACGAGCGTGCTGGGTGCGCTCCGGCAGCGCAGTTGTGCGCCGCGCGCCCGTGTCCGTGCAGGGTCGGCAATCCCGTTACGTGTTTGATCAGTTCAGGAGAGTTTTATTGGCGTGAATATACCATGAACAAAATGGTCCACAGCAAATAATGTGGAGCTGAATATGACAATTGTCaaggtaataaataaataatcaattcaaaaagtaaataaatacacaAGA
It includes:
- the donson gene encoding protein downstream neighbor of son homolog; amino-acid sequence: MSELGSYSPSFKKPSDVLRMRRKRARSEGHRTAAAAGSPGSGPSTAAVRPFSPGRPSLVRGRGGGLKRRNPFAKLENTYGSPKERAAACTEGSPEPKRSLAAFSDVLDRAERLKENVVDERPAVVVTQPQKPASFSEDSLFEDDLTEVEKCSPDRKSPEAPAGCHTPPVEVCREYPADWSLKTRLLFTSTQSFSWAEHLKAQEEAQGLSLHCRAEYARLPQNIQEPRTCGELRSAFQQSLQYWQHPTFSWLGLFPRIGAERAFQGKSTPWAQDTALQQSLMGEWSVSLTSLYSLLKAKLCPYFYVCSYQFTALFRAAGLSGARGITALLSPTTRGLREAMKAEGIEFSLPLLEEKRKNKESCSSQNNSSQQAQDEANHKLTSEHSDNEEDVDEEEEDDDDGGFSWLKEMGVQDQIKKPDAISIKLRKEHDAVRLDHRPESVVLVAGSNTFTLINFLINCKGLVAGAGSQAGLPPTLLAPSAFRGATLHTLKARSVNVKTQERAAYKDVCSLEVTGPIMPHTLHALTQLLRPAQRGEFSAVLYTHEPSAVLNVPSTNVPTTKTSEPDQQEKAVQELGQCGLQRSTVEQLVEPAALGKAALRQLQLTDYSYTWRT